Within Ipomoea triloba cultivar NCNSP0323 chromosome 9, ASM357664v1, the genomic segment TGATTCAAACAATGAGTTAGCTACTTTCTAAGCAAATACCATTAACACACTTCTATCATTCTTCATCTCTCAATTGGTGGTATTCATGGAATGATAGAAGTAATTGAGCTTACCCATCTGTTCAATTTCAATGAAGCATGTAGGGAATGATGTTCAGAGACAGGTCTTTATCTACAAACTGGTTGGTAGAAATTCATTGTGATTTTTGAAGACAAAACCATGTGGTAATGTGTCTTATCATGCTAGCTGGCTGAGTGGCTTCCCTCCCATCCGAAATTCTCTTAGCCACTCAATCCCACCTCCCAAAGGGTCTATATAATCACAATTGAGTTGGtattcacaccactcaatattagtTTCTTCCTTCACAATTGTTTCGATAGCCTCTTTGCTTCACAGTGCCTCTACTTTCAAAAGAAATATTCTAACATGGCAATTAGTATGGCACGCATTCTCCATGCTAAGCAAGGCCTCAGAAGGTCTTCTTCAAGAACAAACAGAGAAAGTGAGGTTCCAAAGGGGCACCTTGCAGTTTATGTTGGCGAGAGCGAAAAAAAGCGCTTTGTTATTCCAATATCATACTTGGCTGCCCCTTCATTCCAAGAATTACTTAGTCAAGCTGAGGAAGAATTCGGATTCGATCATCCAATGGGCGGACTTACAATACCTTGTCCGGAGGAAACCTTCCTTGACATCATTTGTAGTTCAAGTAGATCTTGAGAGTCTACAAACAGCCTAGTTTAGTCAAGAAAAATTTTGCTTAGGAAATATTCTTGTACAGTTTTCCACAATTTTCAGCTGTCCAATGATCAGCTCAGAATCTGTAAATTTCACTGATTATACATACAGAGGGCTATTGTTCACTAAATGTCTATATCTACCCCTTAGCATATGGATGCATACTCTAAATGTCTTTGTAGCTTTGAACATGGTTAATTAAAATCACCACTATAACTAATAGGGTTAAGATATAATCAATGACTACATGGAAAAGCTTTATTGATTCTTGTCTGCTTAATTTCTTCCTCAATCCATCATGTCTATAATGTTCATCAATTTAAAGAGCTTCACCAAAATGGAGGGTGAAATCCTAATGTTCTTCCCTTTATACTTTGGATTTAAATGTGAATTTCAAGTTCTTGTAAAAACAACTACAAAAATTCATCTCTAAAATCAGCATTAATCAGAGTCTTACATTGAACAACTTGAACAAGATTATCCCCTTCAATTGTTAAAGTGTTGTATTCTCAAACAAGAACAAATTTAGGCACTCTGCACTTGTGTATTAATGAAGTATGAGAGTATTACAGTGTGAATGATGGACCAAATATCATAGTTAAGAGGCTAAAAGTGCATTTTACCTTTGGATTGAGGGAGGGGTTAATGATTCATGAGTGATGTAGAAGCTAGAATTGGGAGTGTGTTTCGAATGGTTTTTGTCATTTATGATGAATATGTCATTACAGAAAAGTAACAACTTCTAAGAGCAAAAATGTTAAGTACATAGATTAAATGCATGACAGTTGGAGAAGATGACTGAATGTATTAGATATCAAGTCTTTGAATTTCTGTACATTTCACATGATGTGTTGAGCTACAACTGAGTTCCTTGTCTACAAAAATGATTGATATTTATTATATCAGCAAACTAGCAATTCTTGATTTCTCAGCCCTTCTCTGTGCAGTGAAGCTGATGAACACCGGTATGAAGTAAGTGAGATTAGCAATGCATTCTCAAGTTCTCTGGATAAACCTCggctaagaagtgaaatgaTGTAGTCCAAGAAGGCTGCATCACATGGTAGTGTAATAGGCCCGTCGCTTGCAAGTCCAAATTCTTCTTCAGACATACTTAAGAGTTGCCTAATGATCTCATTCTCGAGATATGATAGAGGGACAACAAACCGCTTCTGATCAGCAGTGTAGATAGTGAAATGGCCCTTGTTAACCGCAGAAGAAGTACTGCAGCTATCTGCATCATCATATAGACTTGGAAATGAAATCCTCTTTCTTCGGATGGCAGCAAATTTCTGCCATCTTTTGGCCAGCTTGATGAGCTTCTTGGAACTGATCATGGTATTAACTTAGAAAATATAGAGAGATTGAATGGAAGGGAATAAGATGTGTAGAAAGCTTGGATATTGGCTGACAAAGTTGTAGTGTTTGATGATCTGAAAATTCACATGGAAGCGACCTATTTAAAGTACTTAAGACTAAGGCTAGGAAATCAGAGAAGGCAAAGCCATGTTTCACCCAACTGTATGGGGCCATTTAGCTTCAATCAGAAGGATATGAAGTGTGGCTATATCCAATCTTCACATGCTTATGTTTCCCAAACAAATTGATTAAGCTATTTTCCAAGTGAATACCTTTAACTTACTGCTCTGTGAGCTTTCCCCATctattcaatttcattgaagCATATGGTGAATGATATTCAAACGTGGTCTCTATCTGGAAGACAAAACCATGTGGAGATGTTGTCTAATCGTTCTAGCTGGCCTGTAATCCAAATTTCTCATAGCCACTCAATCCACATCAATCAAATAAATTGATTAAGCTATTTATAGGCAAATACCATTAATTTAGTGCTGTGTATATTGATCTCTCATTTGGTAGGTTTTCTTGGAATGACAAAGGTAGTTGAGCTTTCCCAGTCTGTTCAAATTTATTGAAGCATATGTTGAGTGATGTCCAAAGGTAGTAGAAATTTGGAAGACAAAACCATGTGGTGATGTTGTCTAATCGTTCTAGCTGGCAGGCTGGCTGGCCTCTGATCCAAATTTCTCATAGCCACTCAATCCACCTCCTAAaggatctatatatataaatgcatttGTGTTGATGTTCACCCCACTCAACTTCTTCCTTGTTTCTGCCTTCACAAATTGTACCTATACTGAAAAAAAGATTCAGAAATCCTACTTTTCAAAAAACACATTTGAACATGGCAATTGGTATGAGGCATATTTTCCGTGCTAAGCAAGGCCTCAAGAGATCTTCTTCAAGAACAAACAGAGAATTTGAAGTACCTAAGGGGCACTTTGCAGTATATGTTGGGGAGAATGAAAAGAGGCGTTTTGTTATTCCAGTTTCATACTTGAAGGACCCTTCATTCCAACACTTGCTTAGTCAAGCTGAGGAAGAATTCGGATTTGATCATCCAGCGGGTGGACTCACAATACCTTGTATGGAGGATACCTTCCTTGACGTCATCTCTAGTCTGAGATCTTAAGAGACTACATACAACTTAGTTTAGTGAAGAAAAATTTTGCAAAGAAGAGTTTTCCTGTACATTTCATTTGTATAGATTTTTGTTTGCAATTTTGCAGCAACTTTGGAAATATCAGAAAACCTCTCTAATTTTTACCAAATCCTATTCCAAATTTTTGTGTTGAATATACTTTGAGTAAAACTAGCACTAAAATATCTCTTCATGGCATATTCTACATACTAAAAGTTAAGACAATACAAAATTTTGGAAGTTCAGAATAATGGATTAATTTTGGGTATGATGTGCTGATCTATATGTAGTCTGTAttattggaaaataaaataaaatgaagctACAAGTAAAATTTAGTGTCCCTTGCTAACTGCAGAGGATTTACCACAACTATTCACAGTCCTTGTGTCTTAAAATGAAAGCTACAAGTTCCACGTTAACCATCAAACAAAGGTGCCAGATTAGTATATAGGGCataagaaatgaaagaaaatgagATTAGTATATAGCTCAGTAATTCTCTAATGGAACTATTGCAGCAGATGGTCAGAACTGTTTAAAATTGAGATAAGAAGACCATATTGCTTTCTCATCATATGCTTCAAATTACATCTGCCTTCTTGTTATTCTTGGTAGTTGGTGGAGCGATGATAGGCCTGAAATGGAAGTGCCTTATTTCACAAATtcaattaggcaattatatagTTTAatgcttttgaataaaattaatgcAAATAAGCACTTGTCACAGGTATAACAGTATAAAGATTGAGAATATGAAAGCAatgaatatatttgaattttctaCGAAGAATACTGAACATATTGGATATCAAGTATTGCTGTATTGGATTTATGTACATTTCACATCATGTATTGAGCTACAACTAATATCCtcatttacaaaatttattgcaATTAATATCAGCAAACTACCAATTCCTGATTTCTCCACCCTTCTTGGTGTAGCGGAGCTGATGAACACCGATGTGAAGTAACTGAGACGAGCAGTGCACTCTCAAGTTCTCTAGATAAACCTCggctaagaagtgaaatgaTGTATTCCATGAAGACTGCATCACATGGTAGTGTAATAGGCCCATCGCTTGGAAGTCCAAATTCTTCTTCAGACATACTTAAGAGTTGTCTAATGATCTCATTCTCGAGATATGATAGAGGGAAAACAAACCGCTTCTGATCAGCAGTGTAGATAGTGAAATGGCCCGTGTTAACCGCAGAAGAAATGCTGCAGCTATCTGCATCATCATATAGACTTGGAAATGAAATCCTCTTTCTTTGGATGGCAGCAAATTTTTGCCATCTTTTGGCGAGCTTGATGAGCTTCTTGGAACTGATCATGGTATTAACTTAGAAAATATAGAGAGATTGAATGGAAGAGAATAAGATGTGTAGAAAGCTTAAATCTTTGCTGGACTATGAATTGCAGTGTTTGATGATCAAAATGAATTTAAAGTGCTGAGGAGGCTAAGACAGTCTTTAAGCTCTCTTGAGGAGGCAAAACCACATGATTGACACTGAGGAACCACATGGTTATGCTGTATGGGGCCTTTTAGCTTCAACCACAAATATATGGGATCTAGAGTGTGGCCATACATACATGAGGAATCACATGGTTATGCTTCCCAAATGGCCAAATTCCATCTACTTCCTTCTCTGATCTCTATCTTCATCTCTCATTTGGCTAGCTTTCTCTGTCTGTTCAATTTCATTGAAGCATGTGGGGAGTGATGTTCAAAGGCAGGATGACAAAAATGTGTGGTAATGTCTCTTATCTTGCTAGCTGGCTGCCCACCCATCCAAATTTCTCTTAGCCACTCAATCCACCTCCCAAACGATCTATATAAACACATAGAATTGGCATTCACCCCACTCAAATATTTCCTACAAAATACCTTGGTTTCCGCATTCTAAAATTGTTTCTATAGCATCTTTGATGAACACTGCCTTTGCTTTAAGAAGAAGAAACATTCCAGAATGGCGATTAGTATGACTCGCATTATTCGTGCTAAGCAGGGCCTTAGAAGGTCTTCTTCAAGAACAAACAGAGAAAGTGAGGTTCCTAAGGGGCACTTTGCAGTTTATGTTGGTGAGAGCGAGAAGAAGCGTTTTGTCATTCCAGTTTCATACTTGAAGGACCCTTCTTTCCAAGACTTGCTATGCCAAGCTGAAGACGAATTCGGATTTGATCATCCAATGGGTGGACTCACTATACCTTGCTTGGAGGATACCTTTCTTGACATCATCTCTAATTTGAGATCTTGAGAGACTACACAACTTAGTTTAGTGATACAAAATTTTGCATAGAAGAGAATTCTTGTACAGTTTATTTGTATACATTTTTATCTGCTGAAAATTTCAGAAAGTCTGTCAAATTTTGATACAAATCCTACATTCCTATTCCAACTTGTGCACTGAATATACTTTTGAGTATGAGTAAAACTAGCAGTAAATTATCTCTTTTGTCTTATGGAGGTAAGacactattttatatataaaatttattggaTATATATTTCAAGATCTTCCCTTTCTTCAAGGAAATTCAAGACATGTTGTATACACTGAAGTTAAGATAAAAGAAAACTTTGCAAGTTCAGATAAAGGAGTAATAATCTTGAGAAGAGTCAATATTTTAGCCAATGAGTGAAATCCTAATGTCCCTTGCTTACTGCGGAAGCTATATCACAACTATTAGCGTAGTCCTCTGGATGGCAGATTGTAGGTAAGGACGCAGATCGTAGGCAAGGACGCAGAGTGTAAGAGTTTCATCCTCTCGTGGAGGTGGCTCCTGGTCCTCCCTTCTAATGGGCCACTGAATCATCGTGATTTAACCCTCCATAATCTTATCGGTTGGAGTGTGGGCCCTGGAGATGGATTTCACCTTTTGTGGAATTGTGGGTAAGATAATCAtctttgaagcttggattgattTACTGCAAAACTATGATAAAGGAAAAGATATTAAACCTGAGGGTGTTGGTTTGCAGGATAAAAGTTTATTTGGAAGTTGAAGCAAATCTTTACATTTATACCCCAATTTTCTCACTGATTTTAAAAGCCATACCCAAGTTCCAGGGCTGCACAGCATCTGCACAGCGTCTGCACAACTGGTTTGC encodes:
- the LOC116028994 gene encoding auxin-responsive protein SAUR68-like yields the protein MISSKKLIKLAKRWQKFAAIRRKRISFPSLYDDADSCSTSSAVNKGHFTIYTADQKRFVVPLSYLENEIIRQLLSMSEEEFGLASDGPITLPCDAAFLDYIISLLSRGLSRELENALLISLTSYRCSSASLHREGLRNQELLVC
- the LOC116028995 gene encoding auxin-responsive protein SAUR68-like, which translates into the protein MISSKKLIKLAKRWQKFAAIQRKRISFPSLYDDADSCSISSAVNTGHFTIYTADQKRFVFPLSYLENEIIRQLLSMSEEEFGLPSDGPITLPCDAVFMEYIISLLSRGLSRELESALLVSVTSHRCSSAPLHQEGWRNQELVVC
- the LOC116029004 gene encoding auxin-responsive protein SAUR21-like — its product is MAISMTRIIRAKQGLRRSSSRTNRESEVPKGHFAVYVGESEKKRFVIPVSYLKDPSFQDLLCQAEDEFGFDHPMGGLTIPCLEDTFLDIISNLRS